A segment of the Bacillota bacterium genome:
GCCGCGCGTTGTCGACAGCGCGGCACTGCTTTCTGTATGCTTCCCATTCCGCAGTCATTTGGGGCACTGGCAGTCCTCATTTCTATACCTTACCAAATGCGCCCATACCTACGGGTGCTATGCCACGCCCTTCAGGAATTCCCACTCGAAGGGCGCTACCTCCGCCGTGAACGCCACAGCTTGCCTGCCGGCCCTGAGAAGCGCCTGGCCAACGCCGGCAGTCCTCAGGAAATCACGTTGTTTTGCGGACAGCCTGAACACCTCACTTACAGTATCGAGTTCTTTGGGGTTCTGTTGCATCAGGATCAGCGAATCGAGGTTGGTAATGACGGCGAGCCCCTGGTTTGACGAGGCAAACTCCATGAAGTTCTGGGTGGACACACAAAGGCTTGTTCCGTACTTCCTAGCTCTACGCGCCATGGTCTCGAGAAAGTCCGCCGTCTGCTTGTACTTCATCATCGTCCAAGCCTCGTCCACCACGACCCGTTTTCTCGCTTTTCTGTCAGCTTTCACGAATTCCTCCCAGATCCACCCGAGCACCACGTACATGGCGAATGGTCGCAAGAACCTCTCTTCGAGCTTCGACACATCGAACGCCACGAACGGCGCGTCCTTCAGATTGATGTCCGACTCGCCGTCAAAGAGGCCCATGCTCCCTCCGGCAAGGTAGGGCTTCAGAAGTAGCAAGAGGCGTTCAGCGACCTCGCCCTTGGTCTGAAGTCGCGAATAGAACGAGCTCAGAGTAGGCATCCGTTTCTTGACCTTGCGCGAAACGTACACGCCGTCTTTCAGCCCCGTCTCCTCGACGTAGAGGTTGCCTGGGTTGTCATCAATGCCTCGGGAGGCGTATTCTTCCGCTACGACCTCCTCGACTATCGCGATTTCCTCCGGCTTGATCTTCTCGCCGGCGCCTTCCACCATGACAGCCACGAGCCCCTTGAGATCGGCGATCTTGTCCAGGACATTAACGAACTGGCGCCCTTCCTGCTCGTCCGCCTCAATCTCGAAAGGGTTCAGGTAGACCTTGCCGCCGGGCACAAGCCTGATATACACGCCACCGGCCCCGCGGACTAGGCTGCCGTATTCTCCCTCGGGGTCGACAAACACCGTCCGAATTCCAAGTAGCGCTGACCTGGCCGACATCATCTTCACGAGGGTCGTCTTTCCCGCCCCTGACGTGGCTATCAGTGCCATGTGCGGGTTTGTGAGCAATGGAGGTCCCGCGAAGGCGTTGTAGAATACCGGGCCTCCGGTGGTTTCATTGATCCCCAGCAGGACCCCATTCTCGTGGGTAAGATCGGAGCCAAGGAAGGGCATCAAGGTAGTCGAGGCCCCCAGGTCCAGGTTCCGATAGACTCTGGTTAGCTGGATGTCTCCAATGGGAGACACGCTCCGCAACCCCTCCGGCTGCCTCAGGAAGGCCTGGCGTACATGGACCGCGCTGCCGGCCAGCACGGATTCGAG
Coding sequences within it:
- a CDS encoding ATP-binding protein translates to MFGNLRKRASNKRGAEYSRDFTFAGGTRDLRDLVAPDGFLVSPSHIQIGSGRFVRSYAVSMLPSEVMVGWLDGLYNVGDVDISFHIVPGENRAVVEELSNKLAMLDAQNMLDEKNGDYRFIPLRAAEGTDINQLRLDIQTNRNKMMYVSILFTVAADNIEQLEKKARLLESVLAGSAVHVRQAFLRQPEGLRSVSPIGDIQLTRVYRNLDLGASTTLMPFLGSDLTHENGVLLGINETTGGPVFYNAFAGPPLLTNPHMALIATSGAGKTTLVKMMSARSALLGIRTVFVDPEGEYGSLVRGAGGVYIRLVPGGKVYLNPFEIEADEQEGRQFVNVLDKIADLKGLVAVMVEGAGEKIKPEEIAIVEEVVAEEYASRGIDDNPGNLYVEETGLKDGVYVSRKVKKRMPTLSSFYSRLQTKGEVAERLLLLLKPYLAGGSMGLFDGESDINLKDAPFVAFDVSKLEERFLRPFAMYVVLGWIWEEFVKADRKARKRVVVDEAWTMMKYKQTADFLETMARRARKYGTSLCVSTQNFMEFASSNQGLAVITNLDSLILMQQNPKELDTVSEVFRLSAKQRDFLRTAGVGQALLRAGRQAVAFTAEVAPFEWEFLKGVA